The following proteins are encoded in a genomic region of Paenibacillus sp. FSL H3-0469:
- the gdhA gene encoding NADP-specific glutamate dehydrogenase → MVPTLTSEVSNEAVQYVQRIYAEVQKRDPHEPEFHQAVQEFLESITPVLSRHPQYMKHGILERLVEPERSISFRVPWVDDAGNTQVNRGFRIQFNSAIGPYKGGLRFHPSVYLGIIKFLGFEQIFKNSLTGLPMGGGKGGSDFDPKDKSDQEVMRFTQSFMTELYRHIGQDTDVPAGDIGVGAREIGYMFGQYKRIHGGHAAGVLTGKGLLYGGSLARKEATGYGCVYFVQEMLSSRGASFKDSKVVISGSGNVSIYAIEKAQQLGAHVIACSDSNGYIHDPQGINLATVKRLKETERLRISEYVKEHPHAEYVEGCSGIWSLSCDIALPCATQNELDLESARTLILNGVQAIGEGANMPTTLEAVELFLENQVLFAPAKAANAGGVAVSGLEMSQNSMRLSWTFEEVDEKLQVIMKNIYSSTVQAAEDYGVAGNLVAGANIAGFLKVADTMLAQGIV, encoded by the coding sequence ATCGTTCCTACACTAACGTCAGAAGTATCAAATGAGGCTGTGCAGTACGTGCAGCGGATCTATGCAGAGGTCCAGAAGCGCGATCCGCATGAGCCGGAATTTCACCAGGCTGTCCAGGAATTCCTGGAGAGCATCACCCCCGTTCTGAGCCGCCACCCGCAGTATATGAAGCACGGGATTCTCGAGCGGCTGGTTGAGCCTGAGCGCAGCATCTCCTTCCGTGTCCCTTGGGTGGACGATGCCGGTAATACGCAGGTTAACCGCGGCTTCCGCATTCAATTCAACAGTGCCATCGGTCCCTACAAAGGAGGCCTGCGCTTCCATCCTTCTGTCTACCTCGGGATTATCAAGTTCCTGGGCTTCGAGCAGATCTTCAAAAACTCGCTGACCGGCCTGCCCATGGGCGGCGGCAAGGGCGGCAGCGACTTCGATCCCAAGGATAAATCGGATCAAGAGGTTATGCGCTTCACCCAGAGCTTCATGACGGAATTGTACCGCCACATTGGGCAGGATACAGATGTTCCTGCAGGAGATATCGGTGTAGGCGCGCGCGAGATCGGTTATATGTTCGGCCAATACAAACGGATTCACGGCGGGCATGCTGCCGGGGTTCTTACCGGAAAAGGGCTGCTCTACGGCGGCAGTCTGGCGCGCAAGGAAGCTACCGGCTATGGCTGTGTATACTTCGTGCAGGAGATGCTGTCATCGCGCGGAGCAAGCTTCAAGGACAGCAAGGTGGTCATCTCCGGTTCCGGGAATGTCTCCATCTATGCGATCGAGAAGGCTCAGCAGCTTGGCGCCCACGTCATTGCCTGCAGTGACTCGAACGGTTACATTCATGATCCTCAGGGCATCAATCTGGCTACCGTCAAAAGACTGAAGGAAACAGAACGCCTGCGCATCAGCGAATATGTGAAGGAACACCCGCATGCCGAGTATGTTGAGGGCTGTAGCGGAATCTGGAGCCTGTCTTGCGACATCGCCCTGCCGTGTGCCACACAGAACGAGCTGGATTTGGAATCTGCCCGGACGCTGATTCTGAACGGGGTTCAGGCCATTGGCGAAGGCGCCAATATGCCGACCACCCTCGAGGCGGTGGAGCTGTTCCTGGAGAACCAGGTGCTGTTTGCTCCAGCCAAGGCTGCTAATGCAGGCGGCGTAGCAGTCTCGGGCCTTGAGATGAGCCAGAACAGCATGCGTCTGTCCTGGACCTTTGAAGAGGTAGACGAGAAGCTGCAAGTCATTATGAAAAATATCTACAGCAGCACCGTTCAGGCGGCTGAGGATTATGGCGTCGCCGGTAACCTGGTTGCCGGCGCCAACATCGCCGGGTTCCTGAAGGTTGCCGATACCATGCTGGCGCAGGGTATCGTGTAA
- a CDS encoding DUF2625 family protein, with protein sequence MHLLSVAELVDVENHAWEEIRELLSQGPRTYRLEAAEPEAAALTLVRLQVSTRSYLGAIAYEAGGIIFEHGWITLLGAGAEGVCGSLASWNGLGDAEDTVPLPGVLIVAYDAAGGFFGLDTGRFGQSGHIYYYAPDALEWETTELTYSGFIGWLAEGDLDLFYETFRWEGWEEETQKLAPDQVFGYYPPLWTDKGSGSASSKAPVSILEAWRAARSAGAE encoded by the coding sequence ATGCACTTATTATCTGTAGCAGAATTAGTAGATGTGGAGAATCATGCCTGGGAAGAGATCAGGGAGCTGCTGAGCCAAGGGCCGCGAACCTACCGGCTGGAGGCCGCAGAGCCGGAGGCAGCCGCGCTGACGCTCGTCCGTCTGCAGGTAAGTACGAGGTCTTATCTGGGAGCCATTGCCTATGAAGCCGGAGGTATTATCTTCGAGCATGGCTGGATTACCTTGCTTGGCGCTGGAGCAGAAGGGGTCTGCGGCAGTCTTGCTTCCTGGAACGGTCTGGGTGATGCAGAGGATACAGTCCCGCTGCCGGGTGTGCTGATTGTAGCATATGATGCGGCCGGAGGCTTCTTCGGCCTGGATACCGGGCGGTTCGGACAGAGCGGGCATATCTATTATTATGCCCCCGATGCGCTAGAATGGGAGACGACGGAATTAACCTATTCGGGCTTCATCGGCTGGCTGGCGGAAGGTGACCTGGATCTGTTCTATGAAACGTTCCGCTGGGAAGGATGGGAAGAGGAGACACAGAAGCTTGCGCCGGATCAGGTCTTCGGGTATTACCCGCCGCTCTGGACGGATAAGGGCAGCGGCTCGGCCAGCAGCAAAGCACCGGTCTCTATTCTAGAGGCATGGCGGGCAGCAAGAAGTGCAGGTGCTGAATGA
- a CDS encoding metallophosphoesterase, whose amino-acid sequence MKRRKAERGQLRVLRVAEEPLEVVPFVSAAPGSQGIIYSGLPIYPGEMQGLPEELKVLIVASDLQGVALSDDGDYGDLLVGEKLAATLEGLLLRHMPDVRPDQVLVCLCGDLYGDTAVRGSSGDPLPVWRSFRRRFGTVFGVNGNHDLLTSEGEAELASTPGIHLFTEPAVLRHENMLIAGLGGVTGRAGRPNRTPEKEYLERLEGLLQRGPDLLLLHQSPDLPGAGLPGHAGIRERLEAGPEVLVCSGHVHWDQPLAELDNGVQLLNTDGRVLVFTAAGLC is encoded by the coding sequence ATGAAGCGGCGTAAGGCTGAACGCGGGCAGCTTAGAGTCTTACGGGTAGCGGAAGAACCGCTGGAGGTGGTCCCCTTTGTCAGTGCAGCGCCCGGCAGCCAGGGAATAATATATAGTGGGCTTCCGATATATCCGGGAGAAATGCAAGGACTGCCGGAAGAGTTGAAGGTGCTGATCGTCGCATCCGATCTTCAGGGAGTTGCCTTGTCTGACGATGGAGATTACGGCGATCTATTGGTGGGTGAGAAGCTTGCTGCCACACTGGAAGGTTTGCTTCTCCGCCATATGCCGGATGTCCGCCCGGATCAGGTGCTGGTCTGTTTATGCGGCGATCTATATGGAGACACTGCAGTAAGAGGTTCTAGCGGTGATCCGCTGCCGGTATGGCGGTCCTTCCGCCGCAGATTCGGTACGGTATTCGGCGTGAACGGCAACCACGATCTTCTGACTTCGGAAGGCGAAGCTGAGCTTGCCTCCACACCGGGAATACATCTGTTCACCGAACCGGCGGTCCTGCGCCATGAGAATATGCTTATCGCTGGACTTGGAGGCGTCACGGGAAGAGCAGGCCGGCCGAACCGCACGCCGGAGAAGGAGTATCTGGAGAGACTAGAGGGGCTGCTGCAACGCGGACCCGATCTGCTGCTGCTGCACCAGAGCCCTGACCTTCCTGGAGCAGGGCTACCGGGACATGCAGGCATCCGCGAGCGGCTGGAAGCCGGGCCGGAGGTACTGGTCTGCAGCGGGCATGTTCACTGGGACCAGCCGCTGGCGGAGCTGGACAACGGTGTCCAGCTTCTGAATACAGACGGAAGGGTGCTGGTATTCACAGCCGCAGGCCTGTGCTAA
- a CDS encoding universal stress protein, translated as MVCVHYGPHGERLIRRGVELSEMLGAPLYVLNVDSSDSDEYNHSKEMYMAVWKRLAEEAGAEFMVRKRRGRKTTDVIVEAAEEKEVTQIIIGQSAQTLWQELTKRNFVNELISKMNMMDLHVVAVQRMRAGLEETHEEGVISYLVKNEGVYQLSDEPEGDDYIKGKFFHELHTEFENGLFKIEQDGKARYLHICEGTLTEPL; from the coding sequence ATGGTATGTGTTCATTATGGGCCGCATGGGGAGCGTCTAATCCGGCGTGGTGTCGAGCTATCTGAGATGCTTGGGGCACCGCTCTATGTGCTTAATGTGGATAGTTCGGACAGCGATGAATATAATCATAGCAAAGAAATGTATATGGCTGTCTGGAAGCGTCTGGCGGAAGAAGCCGGGGCAGAATTTATGGTCCGCAAACGCCGGGGCCGCAAGACAACGGATGTTATTGTTGAAGCTGCAGAAGAGAAAGAGGTCACTCAGATCATTATTGGCCAATCCGCCCAGACCTTGTGGCAGGAGCTGACCAAACGCAACTTTGTCAATGAGCTGATCAGCAAGATGAATATGATGGATCTGCATGTCGTTGCAGTTCAGCGTATGCGCGCCGGTCTCGAAGAGACCCATGAAGAAGGCGTAATCTCTTATCTGGTGAAGAATGAGGGAGTATACCAGCTCAGCGATGAGCCGGAAGGCGACGATTACATCAAAGGCAAATTTTTTCATGAATTGCACACAGAATTTGAGAATGGCTTGTTCAAAATTGAGCAAGATGGTAAAGCGAGATATTTGCATATCTGTGAAGGAACGCTGACCGAGCCATTATAA